A portion of the Chiroxiphia lanceolata isolate bChiLan1 chromosome 10, bChiLan1.pri, whole genome shotgun sequence genome contains these proteins:
- the CARD8 gene encoding caspase recruitment domain-containing protein 8 isoform X2 encodes MSERGQEPHSRAESLSSDEKEVTSSGTEGEGEGEGSTEEHLAGEASSESSSSSSSEEESDEEQEEKESPPSCNESGENCLPPCEHCRNENDQKEEVTPRRLAGGQFVLQLDAEGTYQCSLTGLIFEVTGCVKITYSLLSWSKYASLVAKPWIVGGPLFDVRCDSAPALTSIQFPHSLCLGDHGAGMAFKVLHVKGEGAAIEPSAAYSASHVRWVVSSLSPVGPLIQSQEPVQYHGAVILYKAVDEHPSLSFRVYVATNNDSFIKDISKAVKHSNKKFVKIDKPPVCQKLLQNGKRYRLVCEPEAEITPEEIEFVDGSLLKLKSYIEVYVEKPDEFTLSLVELDSDATVWKAKLRERDWIHYDQNKNEQKRSTGSVKKRKPALSILEEGGLCSKKQKTGGTADGIGTKILTDQQLMAVAKQLGRQWKEIAIECLEMEMKDIEEIQGMEDEVNMQKFLVLRKWRDRQQSNGTAEALQRSLGDKGSYELELMLQGFSAQC; translated from the exons ATGTCCGAGCGCGGGCAGGAGCCCCACAG CAGAGCCGAGTCCCTCTCTTCAGATGAAAAAG aggTGACATCCAGTGGCAcggagggagagggagagggagagggctCCACCGAGGAGCACCTGGCAG GAGAGGCCAGTTCCgaaagcagctccagcagcagctcagaggagGAGTCAG ATGAAgaacaggaggagaaggaatcTCCACCGAGCTGCAATGAATCAG GAGAGAACTGCCTGCCACCCTGTGAGCattgcagaaatgaaaat gaCCAGAAGGAGGAAGTGACCCCAAGGAGACTTGCTGGAGGACAATTTgt gctgcagctggatgCAGAGGGGACCTACCAGTGCAGCCTCACGGGCTTGATCTTCGAGGTGACGGGCTGTGTGAAGATCACCTACTCCCTGTTGTCCTGGAGCAAGTACGCCAGCCTGGTGGCAAAGCCGTGGATCGTGGGCGGGCCCCTCTTCGACGTGCGCTGCGACTCGGCCCCCGCCCTCACCTCCATCCAGTTCCCGCACTCCCTGTGCCTCGGGG ATCATGGTGCCGGAATGGCCTTCAAGGTGCTGCACGTCAAGGGCGAGGGCGCGGCCATCGAACCCTCGGCCGCCTACTCGGCCTCGCACGTGAGGTGGGTGGTGAGCTCCCTGTCGCCCGTGGGGCCCCTCATCCAGAGCCAGGAGCCTGTGCAGTACCATGGAGCTGTCATCCTCTACAAAGCCGTGGATGAAcatccctccctgtccttccgGGTCTACGTGGCCACAAACAACGACTCCTTCATAAAG GACATCTCAAAAGCTGTCAAACATTCAAATAAGAAATTTGTTAAGATTGACAAGCCCCCTGTGTGCCAAAAATTACTCCAGAATGGAAAGAGGTACAGATTGGTTTGTGAGCCAGAAGCTGAAATAACTCCTGAG GAAATTGAATTTGTTGATGGATCACTCTTGAAACTGAAGAGTTACATTGAAGTGTATGTGGAGAAACCTGATGAGTTCACCTTGTCTCTGGTTGAGCTGGACTCTGATGCAACTGTCTGGAAAGCAAAACTCCGAGAAC GGGACTGGATCCATTATGATCAGAACAAAAATGAGCAGAAGAGAAGCACAGGCA GtgtcaaaaaaaggaaaccagcCCTCAGCATTTTGGAAGAAGGGGGACTTTGtagcaaaaagcaaaagactGGTGGCACTGCAG ATGGGATTGGAACAAAAATCCTGACGGACCAGCAGCTGATGGCGGTCGCAAAGCAGTTGGGGCGGCAGTGGAAGGAAATCGCCATCGAGTGCCTGGAGATGGAGATGAAGGACATCGAGGAGATCCAGGGCATGGAGGATGAGGTCAACATGCAAAAATTCCTGGTGCTGAGGAAGTGGAGGGACAGACAACAAAGCAATGGCACTgcagaagctctgcagaggagtcTGGGTGATAAAGGATCCTATGAGCTGGAGCTAATGCTGCAAG
- the CARD8 gene encoding caspase recruitment domain-containing protein 8 isoform X3, with protein MSERGQEPHRAESLSSDEKEVTSSGTEGEGEGEGSTEEHLAGEASSESSSSSSSEEESDEEQEEKESPPSCNESGENCLPPCEHCRNENDQKEEVTPRRLAGGQFVLQLDAEGTYQCSLTGLIFEVTGCVKITYSLLSWSKYASLVAKPWIVGGPLFDVRCDSAPALTSIQFPHSLCLGDHGAGMAFKVLHVKGEGAAIEPSAAYSASHVRWVVSSLSPVGPLIQSQEPVQYHGAVILYKAVDEHPSLSFRVYVATNNDSFIKDISKAVKHSNKKFVKIDKPPVCQKLLQNGKRYRLVCEPEAEITPEEIEFVDGSLLKLKSYIEVYVEKPDEFTLSLVELDSDATVWKAKLRERDWIHYDQNKNEQKRSTGSVKKRKPALSILEEGGLCSKKQKTGGTADGIGTKILTDQQLMAVAKQLGRQWKEIAIECLEMEMKDIEEIQGMEDEVNMQKFLVLRKWRDRQQSNGTAEALQRSLGDKGSYELELMLQGFSAQC; from the exons ATGTCCGAGCGCGGGCAGGAGCCCCACAG AGCCGAGTCCCTCTCTTCAGATGAAAAAG aggTGACATCCAGTGGCAcggagggagagggagagggagagggctCCACCGAGGAGCACCTGGCAG GAGAGGCCAGTTCCgaaagcagctccagcagcagctcagaggagGAGTCAG ATGAAgaacaggaggagaaggaatcTCCACCGAGCTGCAATGAATCAG GAGAGAACTGCCTGCCACCCTGTGAGCattgcagaaatgaaaat gaCCAGAAGGAGGAAGTGACCCCAAGGAGACTTGCTGGAGGACAATTTgt gctgcagctggatgCAGAGGGGACCTACCAGTGCAGCCTCACGGGCTTGATCTTCGAGGTGACGGGCTGTGTGAAGATCACCTACTCCCTGTTGTCCTGGAGCAAGTACGCCAGCCTGGTGGCAAAGCCGTGGATCGTGGGCGGGCCCCTCTTCGACGTGCGCTGCGACTCGGCCCCCGCCCTCACCTCCATCCAGTTCCCGCACTCCCTGTGCCTCGGGG ATCATGGTGCCGGAATGGCCTTCAAGGTGCTGCACGTCAAGGGCGAGGGCGCGGCCATCGAACCCTCGGCCGCCTACTCGGCCTCGCACGTGAGGTGGGTGGTGAGCTCCCTGTCGCCCGTGGGGCCCCTCATCCAGAGCCAGGAGCCTGTGCAGTACCATGGAGCTGTCATCCTCTACAAAGCCGTGGATGAAcatccctccctgtccttccgGGTCTACGTGGCCACAAACAACGACTCCTTCATAAAG GACATCTCAAAAGCTGTCAAACATTCAAATAAGAAATTTGTTAAGATTGACAAGCCCCCTGTGTGCCAAAAATTACTCCAGAATGGAAAGAGGTACAGATTGGTTTGTGAGCCAGAAGCTGAAATAACTCCTGAG GAAATTGAATTTGTTGATGGATCACTCTTGAAACTGAAGAGTTACATTGAAGTGTATGTGGAGAAACCTGATGAGTTCACCTTGTCTCTGGTTGAGCTGGACTCTGATGCAACTGTCTGGAAAGCAAAACTCCGAGAAC GGGACTGGATCCATTATGATCAGAACAAAAATGAGCAGAAGAGAAGCACAGGCA GtgtcaaaaaaaggaaaccagcCCTCAGCATTTTGGAAGAAGGGGGACTTTGtagcaaaaagcaaaagactGGTGGCACTGCAG ATGGGATTGGAACAAAAATCCTGACGGACCAGCAGCTGATGGCGGTCGCAAAGCAGTTGGGGCGGCAGTGGAAGGAAATCGCCATCGAGTGCCTGGAGATGGAGATGAAGGACATCGAGGAGATCCAGGGCATGGAGGATGAGGTCAACATGCAAAAATTCCTGGTGCTGAGGAAGTGGAGGGACAGACAACAAAGCAATGGCACTgcagaagctctgcagaggagtcTGGGTGATAAAGGATCCTATGAGCTGGAGCTAATGCTGCAAG
- the CARD8 gene encoding caspase recruitment domain-containing protein 8 isoform X5, whose translation MPEGGRAESLSSDEKEVTSSGTEGEGEGEGSTEEHLAGEASSESSSSSSSEEESDEEQEEKESPPSCNESGENCLPPCEHCRNENDQKEEVTPRRLAGGQFVLQLDAEGTYQCSLTGLIFEVTGCVKITYSLLSWSKYASLVAKPWIVGGPLFDVRCDSAPALTSIQFPHSLCLGDHGAGMAFKVLHVKGEGAAIEPSAAYSASHVRWVVSSLSPVGPLIQSQEPVQYHGAVILYKAVDEHPSLSFRVYVATNNDSFIKDISKAVKHSNKKFVKIDKPPVCQKLLQNGKRYRLVCEPEAEITPEEIEFVDGSLLKLKSYIEVYVEKPDEFTLSLVELDSDATVWKAKLRERDWIHYDQNKNEQKRSTGSVKKRKPALSILEEGGLCSKKQKTGGTADGIGTKILTDQQLMAVAKQLGRQWKEIAIECLEMEMKDIEEIQGMEDEVNMQKFLVLRKWRDRQQSNGTAEALQRSLGDKGSYELELMLQGFSAQC comes from the exons ATGCCAGAGGGCGGGAG AGCCGAGTCCCTCTCTTCAGATGAAAAAG aggTGACATCCAGTGGCAcggagggagagggagagggagagggctCCACCGAGGAGCACCTGGCAG GAGAGGCCAGTTCCgaaagcagctccagcagcagctcagaggagGAGTCAG ATGAAgaacaggaggagaaggaatcTCCACCGAGCTGCAATGAATCAG GAGAGAACTGCCTGCCACCCTGTGAGCattgcagaaatgaaaat gaCCAGAAGGAGGAAGTGACCCCAAGGAGACTTGCTGGAGGACAATTTgt gctgcagctggatgCAGAGGGGACCTACCAGTGCAGCCTCACGGGCTTGATCTTCGAGGTGACGGGCTGTGTGAAGATCACCTACTCCCTGTTGTCCTGGAGCAAGTACGCCAGCCTGGTGGCAAAGCCGTGGATCGTGGGCGGGCCCCTCTTCGACGTGCGCTGCGACTCGGCCCCCGCCCTCACCTCCATCCAGTTCCCGCACTCCCTGTGCCTCGGGG ATCATGGTGCCGGAATGGCCTTCAAGGTGCTGCACGTCAAGGGCGAGGGCGCGGCCATCGAACCCTCGGCCGCCTACTCGGCCTCGCACGTGAGGTGGGTGGTGAGCTCCCTGTCGCCCGTGGGGCCCCTCATCCAGAGCCAGGAGCCTGTGCAGTACCATGGAGCTGTCATCCTCTACAAAGCCGTGGATGAAcatccctccctgtccttccgGGTCTACGTGGCCACAAACAACGACTCCTTCATAAAG GACATCTCAAAAGCTGTCAAACATTCAAATAAGAAATTTGTTAAGATTGACAAGCCCCCTGTGTGCCAAAAATTACTCCAGAATGGAAAGAGGTACAGATTGGTTTGTGAGCCAGAAGCTGAAATAACTCCTGAG GAAATTGAATTTGTTGATGGATCACTCTTGAAACTGAAGAGTTACATTGAAGTGTATGTGGAGAAACCTGATGAGTTCACCTTGTCTCTGGTTGAGCTGGACTCTGATGCAACTGTCTGGAAAGCAAAACTCCGAGAAC GGGACTGGATCCATTATGATCAGAACAAAAATGAGCAGAAGAGAAGCACAGGCA GtgtcaaaaaaaggaaaccagcCCTCAGCATTTTGGAAGAAGGGGGACTTTGtagcaaaaagcaaaagactGGTGGCACTGCAG ATGGGATTGGAACAAAAATCCTGACGGACCAGCAGCTGATGGCGGTCGCAAAGCAGTTGGGGCGGCAGTGGAAGGAAATCGCCATCGAGTGCCTGGAGATGGAGATGAAGGACATCGAGGAGATCCAGGGCATGGAGGATGAGGTCAACATGCAAAAATTCCTGGTGCTGAGGAAGTGGAGGGACAGACAACAAAGCAATGGCACTgcagaagctctgcagaggagtcTGGGTGATAAAGGATCCTATGAGCTGGAGCTAATGCTGCAAG
- the CARD8 gene encoding caspase recruitment domain-containing protein 8 isoform X4 has translation MPEGGSRAESLSSDEKEVTSSGTEGEGEGEGSTEEHLAGEASSESSSSSSSEEESDEEQEEKESPPSCNESGENCLPPCEHCRNENDQKEEVTPRRLAGGQFVLQLDAEGTYQCSLTGLIFEVTGCVKITYSLLSWSKYASLVAKPWIVGGPLFDVRCDSAPALTSIQFPHSLCLGDHGAGMAFKVLHVKGEGAAIEPSAAYSASHVRWVVSSLSPVGPLIQSQEPVQYHGAVILYKAVDEHPSLSFRVYVATNNDSFIKDISKAVKHSNKKFVKIDKPPVCQKLLQNGKRYRLVCEPEAEITPEEIEFVDGSLLKLKSYIEVYVEKPDEFTLSLVELDSDATVWKAKLRERDWIHYDQNKNEQKRSTGSVKKRKPALSILEEGGLCSKKQKTGGTADGIGTKILTDQQLMAVAKQLGRQWKEIAIECLEMEMKDIEEIQGMEDEVNMQKFLVLRKWRDRQQSNGTAEALQRSLGDKGSYELELMLQGFSAQC, from the exons ATGCCAGAGGGCGGGAG CAGAGCCGAGTCCCTCTCTTCAGATGAAAAAG aggTGACATCCAGTGGCAcggagggagagggagagggagagggctCCACCGAGGAGCACCTGGCAG GAGAGGCCAGTTCCgaaagcagctccagcagcagctcagaggagGAGTCAG ATGAAgaacaggaggagaaggaatcTCCACCGAGCTGCAATGAATCAG GAGAGAACTGCCTGCCACCCTGTGAGCattgcagaaatgaaaat gaCCAGAAGGAGGAAGTGACCCCAAGGAGACTTGCTGGAGGACAATTTgt gctgcagctggatgCAGAGGGGACCTACCAGTGCAGCCTCACGGGCTTGATCTTCGAGGTGACGGGCTGTGTGAAGATCACCTACTCCCTGTTGTCCTGGAGCAAGTACGCCAGCCTGGTGGCAAAGCCGTGGATCGTGGGCGGGCCCCTCTTCGACGTGCGCTGCGACTCGGCCCCCGCCCTCACCTCCATCCAGTTCCCGCACTCCCTGTGCCTCGGGG ATCATGGTGCCGGAATGGCCTTCAAGGTGCTGCACGTCAAGGGCGAGGGCGCGGCCATCGAACCCTCGGCCGCCTACTCGGCCTCGCACGTGAGGTGGGTGGTGAGCTCCCTGTCGCCCGTGGGGCCCCTCATCCAGAGCCAGGAGCCTGTGCAGTACCATGGAGCTGTCATCCTCTACAAAGCCGTGGATGAAcatccctccctgtccttccgGGTCTACGTGGCCACAAACAACGACTCCTTCATAAAG GACATCTCAAAAGCTGTCAAACATTCAAATAAGAAATTTGTTAAGATTGACAAGCCCCCTGTGTGCCAAAAATTACTCCAGAATGGAAAGAGGTACAGATTGGTTTGTGAGCCAGAAGCTGAAATAACTCCTGAG GAAATTGAATTTGTTGATGGATCACTCTTGAAACTGAAGAGTTACATTGAAGTGTATGTGGAGAAACCTGATGAGTTCACCTTGTCTCTGGTTGAGCTGGACTCTGATGCAACTGTCTGGAAAGCAAAACTCCGAGAAC GGGACTGGATCCATTATGATCAGAACAAAAATGAGCAGAAGAGAAGCACAGGCA GtgtcaaaaaaaggaaaccagcCCTCAGCATTTTGGAAGAAGGGGGACTTTGtagcaaaaagcaaaagactGGTGGCACTGCAG ATGGGATTGGAACAAAAATCCTGACGGACCAGCAGCTGATGGCGGTCGCAAAGCAGTTGGGGCGGCAGTGGAAGGAAATCGCCATCGAGTGCCTGGAGATGGAGATGAAGGACATCGAGGAGATCCAGGGCATGGAGGATGAGGTCAACATGCAAAAATTCCTGGTGCTGAGGAAGTGGAGGGACAGACAACAAAGCAATGGCACTgcagaagctctgcagaggagtcTGGGTGATAAAGGATCCTATGAGCTGGAGCTAATGCTGCAAG
- the CARD8 gene encoding caspase recruitment domain-containing protein 8 isoform X1: MPEGGRWVNAAPVEAWERIGSSTHVCLLLSSSRAESLSSDEKEVTSSGTEGEGEGEGSTEEHLAGEASSESSSSSSSEEESDEEQEEKESPPSCNESGENCLPPCEHCRNENDQKEEVTPRRLAGGQFVLQLDAEGTYQCSLTGLIFEVTGCVKITYSLLSWSKYASLVAKPWIVGGPLFDVRCDSAPALTSIQFPHSLCLGDHGAGMAFKVLHVKGEGAAIEPSAAYSASHVRWVVSSLSPVGPLIQSQEPVQYHGAVILYKAVDEHPSLSFRVYVATNNDSFIKDISKAVKHSNKKFVKIDKPPVCQKLLQNGKRYRLVCEPEAEITPEEIEFVDGSLLKLKSYIEVYVEKPDEFTLSLVELDSDATVWKAKLRERDWIHYDQNKNEQKRSTGSVKKRKPALSILEEGGLCSKKQKTGGTADGIGTKILTDQQLMAVAKQLGRQWKEIAIECLEMEMKDIEEIQGMEDEVNMQKFLVLRKWRDRQQSNGTAEALQRSLGDKGSYELELMLQGFSAQC, from the exons ATGCCAGAGGGCGGGAGGTGGGTGAATGCTGCTCCTGTGGAAGCGTGGGAAAGGATTGGCAGCTCTACTCATGTGTGTCTCCTTTTGTCTTCCAGCAGAGCCGAGTCCCTCTCTTCAGATGAAAAAG aggTGACATCCAGTGGCAcggagggagagggagagggagagggctCCACCGAGGAGCACCTGGCAG GAGAGGCCAGTTCCgaaagcagctccagcagcagctcagaggagGAGTCAG ATGAAgaacaggaggagaaggaatcTCCACCGAGCTGCAATGAATCAG GAGAGAACTGCCTGCCACCCTGTGAGCattgcagaaatgaaaat gaCCAGAAGGAGGAAGTGACCCCAAGGAGACTTGCTGGAGGACAATTTgt gctgcagctggatgCAGAGGGGACCTACCAGTGCAGCCTCACGGGCTTGATCTTCGAGGTGACGGGCTGTGTGAAGATCACCTACTCCCTGTTGTCCTGGAGCAAGTACGCCAGCCTGGTGGCAAAGCCGTGGATCGTGGGCGGGCCCCTCTTCGACGTGCGCTGCGACTCGGCCCCCGCCCTCACCTCCATCCAGTTCCCGCACTCCCTGTGCCTCGGGG ATCATGGTGCCGGAATGGCCTTCAAGGTGCTGCACGTCAAGGGCGAGGGCGCGGCCATCGAACCCTCGGCCGCCTACTCGGCCTCGCACGTGAGGTGGGTGGTGAGCTCCCTGTCGCCCGTGGGGCCCCTCATCCAGAGCCAGGAGCCTGTGCAGTACCATGGAGCTGTCATCCTCTACAAAGCCGTGGATGAAcatccctccctgtccttccgGGTCTACGTGGCCACAAACAACGACTCCTTCATAAAG GACATCTCAAAAGCTGTCAAACATTCAAATAAGAAATTTGTTAAGATTGACAAGCCCCCTGTGTGCCAAAAATTACTCCAGAATGGAAAGAGGTACAGATTGGTTTGTGAGCCAGAAGCTGAAATAACTCCTGAG GAAATTGAATTTGTTGATGGATCACTCTTGAAACTGAAGAGTTACATTGAAGTGTATGTGGAGAAACCTGATGAGTTCACCTTGTCTCTGGTTGAGCTGGACTCTGATGCAACTGTCTGGAAAGCAAAACTCCGAGAAC GGGACTGGATCCATTATGATCAGAACAAAAATGAGCAGAAGAGAAGCACAGGCA GtgtcaaaaaaaggaaaccagcCCTCAGCATTTTGGAAGAAGGGGGACTTTGtagcaaaaagcaaaagactGGTGGCACTGCAG ATGGGATTGGAACAAAAATCCTGACGGACCAGCAGCTGATGGCGGTCGCAAAGCAGTTGGGGCGGCAGTGGAAGGAAATCGCCATCGAGTGCCTGGAGATGGAGATGAAGGACATCGAGGAGATCCAGGGCATGGAGGATGAGGTCAACATGCAAAAATTCCTGGTGCTGAGGAAGTGGAGGGACAGACAACAAAGCAATGGCACTgcagaagctctgcagaggagtcTGGGTGATAAAGGATCCTATGAGCTGGAGCTAATGCTGCAAG